In Mesorhizobium sp. J428, the genomic window CGCTTAGGGCCGACGAAGTGCAGCGGCTTCGCTCCATGAACGACCCGATCGATCTGGAGGAAGTGCGGCGCATCTATCTGTCGATGTCGCGTCTTCTGTCGGCCCATGTCGAGGCGAGCCAGCTTCTCTTCCGCCAGCGCCAGGTCTTCTTCAACACTGACGATGCGGTGAAGACGCCGTTCATCATCGGCATCGCCGGCTCGGTCGCGGTCGGCAAGTCGACCACCGCGCGCGTCCTGAAGGAGCTGCTGCAGCGCTGGCCGTCGAGCCCGAAGGTCGACCTAGTCACGACAGACGGCTTCCTCTTGCCGAACGAAGTGCTGCGCCGCGAGAGCCTGATGGAGCGCAAGGGCTTTCCTGAAAGCTATGATGTCGGCGCCCTGCTCCGCTTCCTGTCCGCGATCAAGTCGGGCCAGCGCAATGTCCACGCGCCGCTCTATTCGCACCTGACCTACGACGTGCTGACTGGCCAGTTCGTCACCATCGACCGGCCGGACATCCTCATCTTCGAGGGCATCAACGTGCTCCAGACGCGCGACTTGCCGAAGGACGGCAAGGTTGTCCCGTTCGTGTCCGATTTCTTCGACTTCTCGATCTATATCGACGCCGAGGAGCATCTGATCCACAAGTGGTATATCGACCGCTTCATGCGGCTGCGCGAGACCGCGTTCCGCGATCCGAATTCGTTCTTCCACCGCTATGCCAGCCTGTCGAAGGATGCGGCACTCGCCATCGCCGAAGGCCTGTGGGCGAACATCAACCTCAAGAACCTGCACGAGAACATCCTGCCGACGCGCCCCCGCGCCGACCTGATCCTCAAGAAGGGCGCCGACCACCTCATCCAGGAAGTGGCGCTCAGGAAGCTCTGAGAAAGACCTTCTTTACCGCGACATACACGACGACCGTGACGGCGATGGCGACATAGCCGTCGATCGCGTAGTGCCAGGCGAGGTAGACCGAACTTGCCAGCACCAGCGCGACATAGGCGAAGGCCAGCAACCCCCACCGCCGGCTGAACTCCGCGATGAAGAGCGCGTTGAGCGTCACGAGGCCGACATGCATGCTCGGAAAGGCCGAGATGCCCGAACCCAGGCCGGATTGCCCGCTGGAATAGAAGTGCCAGAGATAGTCCTGCACCTTGGTGGCCGAATGCGCGCCGTCGCCGGAAGCGGCGAGGAAGGCAAGCTGCTCGCCGAAGCGCGCGGCGTCTCCCGTGACGAAGCCGTAGAAGGCCGGCCCGGCCGACAGGAACAGGCCGGCGAGCAGATTGCCGACGATGGCCCAGGTGATCATGTAGCTAACGAGATAGCGCGTGCGCACCGCGCCTGTGCTTGCCGACACCGCCATGAAGAAGAGCGTCGCGTAGCAGACGATGAACCAGCCCTGGTTGTAGTTCCACTCCGCGAAGGCGCGCACCCATGGGTCGGCGCCGATCGCATAGAGATAGCGCCAGGGATCGACGCCGAAATGCAGCGCGCGGTCGATATCGGCCTGCGCGACATCGTAGGGGAATCCGCCCTGCCAGAGCGGCAGCGCTGTCTTCAGCGAGGTGAACGCGCCCTGGAAGACCATCATCGCCAGGAGCAGGCCGACGCCCGTCGCGAATTGCTGCACATGCCTCGCGGCGAGCGCCTTGCGCAGCGCCAGCCGCCGGCCGCGCCGGGTCTCCAGCCGGTGGACGATCCGCAGGGCGAGCAGCAGCGCATAAATGGCCGGGAAGACCACGAAGAAGGCGGCCGGCCAGACGACGAGATAGGAGCCGAAGGCGAAGGCCTGCGTCGCGCCCGTCGAAAGGATCGCGACGCAGGCGCCGATCGTGTAGACGGCGACAAGCAGATAGACCGGCAGCCCGATCGCGGACGCCGACAGTCCCAATGGCCGCGGATGGCTCGTGGAAAGCGCCACCGAGCTCATCGGATCGCCTTTTCCGGTCGGCTTCGGCTGGCGAGACCGGCGATGTGCCACACGGCGACGGCCGCGATGGCGCCCACTATGCCGTCGACGGCATAGTGCCAGGCGAGATGGATCGAGCCGAGGAAGATCAGCATCGCATAGAGGCTCAGCACCACTCCAAGACGCCGGCTTACCCGGAAGCCCGCGAGGGCGAACAGAACCGCCTGGGCGTTGTGCATGCTCGGCATCGCCGAGATGCCGCCCGGTTCGGCGACCACGTCGGTATAGGAGTTCCAGAGGAACGCCTTCGACATCGTCGAACTGAGAGGGAAGCTCTCGGTGACCCCGGCGAGATAGGCGTTGAGCCCGGAATAGGGGGCCGCGAGATCGGGAAACAGCTCCGGGAGGAAGCACGGCCCCGCCGAGGAGAAAACCACGGCCATGCCGATCCCGATACCCGTCCAGGCAAGGAGGACGGCGAGCCAGCATTGCCGGCGCAGGTCCGGCGCGACGGCGGGGCTTACCGCCACCCAGGCCCAGACGATGAAGACCAGCGGCACCCACGCCGAATAGAGGTAGTCGAGCACGATCGTGACGGCTGGATAGCCGAGGATCGGGTGCAGCCATTCCCAGGGCTGATATCCGCCGAACAGCGCCCTGTCCCAGGCGACGAAGGTCTCGTCCCAATCGAACGGCCTGATCACCGGAATGAGCGTCTTGTTATAGAGGAACGAGCCCATGAACAGGGCGAGGACGAGAAACGAGAACATGAGACGGGTCAGGCGGCCGTTGGACGCGATCTCCAGCAAAGTCCTGCCGATCTCGTAGGTCGGTCGATTCGAGCCGCGGATGAGCACGCGAATGCCAACGAACGCAATGACCGCGCTGCAGACGACAGCGAAGGCGCGCAGTGTTCGTTCCAGGTAGACGACGATCACCGGAAGGAACTCGTCGCCGCGCAGCGCGGAGACGAGAAGCGACGAAGCCAGGAACACGCAGAGGAAAATGTAGATGACGCGGTTTTCCCGCATCTCCGCAAGGAGCCAGCCCGAAAAGACCTGCGGCTGCTCCGCCGCGGCGGAGCGTTCGAACGCTGCTTCGCTCATGCCCTGTCGGACCTGCCAAACCCTTGGCGGACTCCTATCCCAGTGCGCTTAAGGAAGCGTTTCGGCCTCTGCCGGTCGGCTCACTCGCCGCAGCGTGAGATTGATGCGGCCGCCATTCTTCAGCAGCGGCGAGATTCCGGGGAAGATCCGGTCCACGCCATGGAAACCGAGACGTGAGCGTCCGCCGAGCACCACCACGTCGCCGCTGTGCAGGCGAAACGACTGCGTCGGATCGTTCCGTGCCGTCCCGCCGATCCTGAACAGGCAGGTGTCGCCGAGCGAGACGGACACGACCGGCGCTGAGAGATCCTGCTCGTCCTTGTCCTGATGCAGTCCCATGCGGGCGGTGTCGTTGTAGAAATTGACCAGGCAGGCCTCGGGCTCGACGTCGGCATCTGTCACCGCGCGCCAGACTGCCATCAGCCGTTGCGGGATCGGCGGCCACGGCCTGCCCGTCACCGGGTGTGTGGGCTGGTAGCGATATCCCCGCTCGCGGTCGGTCACCCAGCCGAGCGTGCCGCAATTCGTCATGCGCACGCTCATCGGCTTCCCGGTCCGGGGCATTTCCGGGATGTAGAGCGGTGCGGCCTGCACCACCGCCCTGACATCCTCCACGAGGGCGCGCTGCTCCTCCATGTCGAGATAGGCGGGCAGGTGCCTGAAACCGTCGGGAAACGCCTTCATGGTTCGTCGCGCTCGTCCGGCCGGGATCATCCGGCCGGACAGGCTGTCAGGCCGCTCAGGCGGTCTCGAGGTCCGGAATCCGGAGCACCTGGCCCGGATAGATCTTGTCCGGATGGCTCAGCATCGGGCGGTTCGCCTCGAAGATCACCGTATACTTGGAAGCCTTGCCCTTGCCGTAGTGCTTCTCGGCGATCTTGGAGAGGTTGTCGCCCTTCTTTACCGTATAGAACACCGGCTCCTTTGCCGGGGTCGCCGCCTTCACGATCGAGGTCATGTCGACGTTTCCGTCGAGCTTGAGACCGGAATCGGGGGCCACGACCTTGAGCTCGCCGGCCTCGACCTTGGAGATACCCAGCGTGTTGCCGACGGCGATCACGGCCTTCTCGAAGATCGACTGGTCGGCGACGACGCCCTTGAGCACCGCCTTGTCGCCCTGCACTTCGACTTCGACCTTGTCGGTTCCGATATTGTAGGAATCGAGGTCCTTCTTGAGCTTGTCGGCCGCCGGCGGCTCGTCGTCGCCGATGCCGAGCTTCTTGCCGACGGATTTGACGAAATCGAAAATACCCATTGGTTCATGGTCTCCAGATGTTGAACCCGCGCGGACCTTGCCACCGCAGGACGAAGATGGAAAGGCATTAAAGGCTTCAGTCGAGTCCGACCCGCCCACGCATCTTCTTCACGCCGGCGCGGCCCGACTTCTCCTTCAGCCGCCGTTCGACTGCGCCTTTGCTCGGCTTGGTCTTCTTCCGCGGCTTCGGCGGAGGCTCCGACGCCTTGGCGACCAGGTCGGCGAGCCGCTGGCGTGCATCCTCGCGGTTGCGCTCCTGCAGGCGATAGCGGCTGGCCTCGATGACGATGACGCCGTCCTTGGTCGCGCGCTGGCCGGCGATCCTGATCAGCGTGTCGCGGACATGCTCGGGCAGATCGCGTGCATTGGCGGCGTCGAAGCGCAGCTGCACCGCGGTCGCCACCTTGTTGACGTTCTGCCCGCCCGGTCCGGACGCGCGGATGAACGTCTCCTCGATCTCGTCGTCATGGACGACGATGCCGGGACGGATGATGATGTCCTCGCCGATGGGCATGGCCCCTTGTCGCCTGCGGCGGGACAAAGAAAAGGCCCGGCGCGAGGCCGGGCCTATTTCGCAAGAAGCCGTCGGAATTATTCGGCTGCTTCCTGGACGCGAGGCGCAGCACCCCGCACGGCCTGGTCGACATGGCTTTCGAACTTGCCGAAATTGT contains:
- the coaA gene encoding type I pantothenate kinase, producing the protein MDQLAPTEKYSPYRVFTAQQWAGFRADTPLTLRADEVQRLRSMNDPIDLEEVRRIYLSMSRLLSAHVEASQLLFRQRQVFFNTDDAVKTPFIIGIAGSVAVGKSTTARVLKELLQRWPSSPKVDLVTTDGFLLPNEVLRRESLMERKGFPESYDVGALLRFLSAIKSGQRNVHAPLYSHLTYDVLTGQFVTIDRPDILIFEGINVLQTRDLPKDGKVVPFVSDFFDFSIYIDAEEHLIHKWYIDRFMRLRETAFRDPNSFFHRYASLSKDAALAIAEGLWANINLKNLHENILPTRPRADLILKKGADHLIQEVALRKL
- a CDS encoding phosphatase PAP2 family protein; the encoded protein is MSSVALSTSHPRPLGLSASAIGLPVYLLVAVYTIGACVAILSTGATQAFAFGSYLVVWPAAFFVVFPAIYALLLALRIVHRLETRRGRRLALRKALAARHVQQFATGVGLLLAMMVFQGAFTSLKTALPLWQGGFPYDVAQADIDRALHFGVDPWRYLYAIGADPWVRAFAEWNYNQGWFIVCYATLFFMAVSASTGAVRTRYLVSYMITWAIVGNLLAGLFLSAGPAFYGFVTGDAARFGEQLAFLAASGDGAHSATKVQDYLWHFYSSGQSGLGSGISAFPSMHVGLVTLNALFIAEFSRRWGLLAFAYVALVLASSVYLAWHYAIDGYVAIAVTVVVYVAVKKVFLRAS
- a CDS encoding phosphatase PAP2 family protein, which produces MSEAAFERSAAAEQPQVFSGWLLAEMRENRVIYIFLCVFLASSLLVSALRGDEFLPVIVVYLERTLRAFAVVCSAVIAFVGIRVLIRGSNRPTYEIGRTLLEIASNGRLTRLMFSFLVLALFMGSFLYNKTLIPVIRPFDWDETFVAWDRALFGGYQPWEWLHPILGYPAVTIVLDYLYSAWVPLVFIVWAWVAVSPAVAPDLRRQCWLAVLLAWTGIGIGMAVVFSSAGPCFLPELFPDLAAPYSGLNAYLAGVTESFPLSSTMSKAFLWNSYTDVVAEPGGISAMPSMHNAQAVLFALAGFRVSRRLGVVLSLYAMLIFLGSIHLAWHYAVDGIVGAIAAVAVWHIAGLASRSRPEKAIR
- a CDS encoding alpha-ketoglutarate-dependent dioxygenase AlkB, which translates into the protein MKAFPDGFRHLPAYLDMEEQRALVEDVRAVVQAAPLYIPEMPRTGKPMSVRMTNCGTLGWVTDRERGYRYQPTHPVTGRPWPPIPQRLMAVWRAVTDADVEPEACLVNFYNDTARMGLHQDKDEQDLSAPVVSVSLGDTCLFRIGGTARNDPTQSFRLHSGDVVVLGGRSRLGFHGVDRIFPGISPLLKNGGRINLTLRRVSRPAEAETLP
- the lysM gene encoding peptidoglycan-binding protein LysM — protein: MGIFDFVKSVGKKLGIGDDEPPAADKLKKDLDSYNIGTDKVEVEVQGDKAVLKGVVADQSIFEKAVIAVGNTLGISKVEAGELKVVAPDSGLKLDGNVDMTSIVKAATPAKEPVFYTVKKGDNLSKIAEKHYGKGKASKYTVIFEANRPMLSHPDKIYPGQVLRIPDLETA
- the arfB gene encoding alternative ribosome rescue aminoacyl-tRNA hydrolase ArfB; the protein is MPIGEDIIIRPGIVVHDDEIEETFIRASGPGGQNVNKVATAVQLRFDAANARDLPEHVRDTLIRIAGQRATKDGVIVIEASRYRLQERNREDARQRLADLVAKASEPPPKPRKKTKPSKGAVERRLKEKSGRAGVKKMRGRVGLD